The following are encoded together in the Echinicola jeungdonensis genome:
- a CDS encoding helix-turn-helix domain-containing protein: MQFGEKIKQLREEKELLQRQLAASLEIDTPMYSKIERGDRKAKREQVTALAQLLGANEEELLTIWLSDKIIENVGNESTALAAIKHAEEELKKKSK; this comes from the coding sequence ATGCAATTTGGTGAAAAGATCAAGCAATTGAGAGAAGAGAAAGAGCTTTTACAGCGACAATTAGCTGCAAGCCTTGAAATTGATACTCCAATGTATAGCAAGATTGAAAGAGGAGACAGAAAAGCAAAGAGAGAGCAAGTAACGGCTTTGGCTCAATTGCTTGGTGCAAACGAAGAGGAATTATTGACTATTTGGCTGTCTGATAAGATAATTGAAAATGTAGGTAATGAATCTACCGCATTGGCGGCTATCAAACATGCTGAAGAGGAATTGAAAAAGAAATCGAAATAA
- a CDS encoding N-6 DNA methylase: MVLEIKKNGNKIFAPLLGKELICTPEEEVRQEYIVHLVEKYGFSLDQMAQEVKVNNSKRGQGKARADIVIWKSQEDRNTDNSPVIVIECKAEQITIHEEDYYQGYNYASWAGADFFVTTNLKDTKFFRVVKGKMPKKLEEVVEIPNAKELFDKKKIEELLTKTKAFTRDEFSKLLFKCHNIIRNNDKLSPEAAFDEISKILFMKIRYEREQAKTKALFSRKEFEDLKSAYEKITGKDSLPFYQHFFEKTKEVFRTDEIFDPNDSIKIRETSFLQIVKELEKYNLSDTSDDIKGIAFEEFLGRTFRGELGQFFTPRTIVDYMVDVIDPEEGDVICDPCCGSGGFLIKAFEYVRDKIERDVQKQKEKIKELYFGQDYEKLSEKKQEALAKQVDELFVKLNFELDIHNPKGRLKTLSYDCIFGTDANPRMARTAKMNMIMHGDGHGGVHHHDGLLNVNGIFDGRFDVILTNPPFGSRVNKTLKVTPSDVPNEEKIKFYEQRYGTDYRQTVVKQIQDWATHDNGHGKSRGKALLDIFDVGAWSGLTEVLFMERCLNLLKPGGRMGIVLPEGVLNNSALQKIREYIEGKAKLINITSIPQDVFIASGATVKPSLLFLKKFSEEDQATYLKITEDTTKEIRDKHQPKLDELKATFKKAEKKLKEGKASKELRELKKKYAEDVKQVEDLITAEIKPLIKERFDYPIPVIEVEKAGISSTGAPCENELEDVAIEFREYRKKANLWAEPKKETQYPVDEEGNISRLQLIDGTAVSEPEIFYGAYAD; the protein is encoded by the coding sequence ATGGTATTAGAAATCAAAAAAAACGGAAACAAGATTTTTGCCCCTCTACTTGGCAAAGAGTTGATTTGTACACCAGAAGAAGAAGTAAGGCAAGAATACATTGTTCATTTGGTTGAGAAATATGGCTTTTCACTTGACCAGATGGCTCAGGAAGTGAAAGTAAACAACTCAAAAAGAGGTCAGGGAAAAGCAAGAGCAGATATTGTTATTTGGAAGAGTCAAGAAGACAGGAATACAGATAACAGCCCTGTTATAGTTATCGAGTGTAAGGCAGAACAAATAACAATACATGAGGAAGACTACTACCAAGGTTACAACTATGCCTCTTGGGCTGGTGCTGACTTTTTTGTAACTACTAACCTAAAAGATACCAAGTTTTTTAGAGTGGTAAAAGGCAAAATGCCTAAGAAGCTCGAAGAGGTTGTTGAAATCCCAAATGCAAAGGAACTCTTTGATAAGAAGAAAATCGAAGAGCTATTAACCAAGACAAAGGCATTTACTAGAGATGAGTTTAGTAAACTACTTTTCAAGTGTCATAACATCATCCGTAATAATGACAAACTATCTCCAGAAGCTGCTTTTGATGAAATCAGCAAGATCCTCTTTATGAAGATTCGTTATGAAAGGGAACAAGCTAAAACAAAAGCACTTTTCTCCCGAAAAGAATTTGAGGATCTAAAATCAGCTTATGAAAAAATAACAGGAAAGGATTCATTGCCCTTCTACCAGCACTTTTTTGAAAAGACCAAAGAGGTTTTCAGAACTGATGAAATCTTCGACCCAAACGATAGTATTAAGATTCGGGAGACCAGCTTTCTGCAAATCGTAAAGGAACTAGAGAAATACAATCTCTCCGATACTTCTGATGATATAAAAGGTATTGCCTTTGAAGAATTTTTGGGAAGGACATTCAGAGGAGAATTAGGGCAGTTTTTCACCCCGCGTACCATAGTGGACTATATGGTAGATGTAATTGACCCGGAAGAAGGTGACGTAATCTGTGACCCATGCTGCGGTAGTGGTGGGTTTCTGATTAAAGCTTTTGAGTATGTAAGAGACAAGATTGAAAGAGATGTTCAAAAACAAAAAGAGAAAATCAAAGAGCTTTATTTCGGGCAGGATTACGAGAAATTATCTGAAAAGAAACAAGAGGCTTTAGCAAAACAAGTAGATGAACTTTTTGTCAAGCTCAATTTTGAACTGGACATACACAATCCGAAAGGCAGGCTCAAAACCCTTTCGTATGACTGCATTTTTGGTACGGATGCCAACCCTAGAATGGCAAGAACGGCCAAAATGAATATGATCATGCATGGTGACGGTCATGGAGGCGTTCATCATCATGATGGATTGCTCAATGTCAATGGCATATTTGACGGTCGATTTGACGTAATACTAACCAATCCTCCATTCGGTTCAAGAGTGAATAAAACATTAAAAGTCACTCCTTCGGATGTTCCTAATGAGGAGAAAATAAAATTCTATGAACAGCGATATGGCACTGATTACAGACAAACTGTAGTAAAACAGATTCAGGATTGGGCAACACACGATAACGGTCACGGCAAAAGCCGTGGAAAGGCGTTGTTAGATATTTTTGATGTTGGGGCATGGAGTGGACTAACAGAAGTACTATTTATGGAAAGATGTCTCAATCTCTTGAAACCAGGTGGTAGAATGGGAATTGTATTACCAGAGGGTGTATTAAATAATAGTGCCCTGCAAAAGATCCGAGAATACATTGAAGGCAAAGCTAAATTAATCAATATTACATCCATACCTCAAGATGTTTTCATTGCGTCTGGAGCTACTGTGAAGCCTAGTTTACTATTCCTTAAAAAATTCAGTGAAGAAGATCAAGCTACCTACTTGAAAATCACAGAAGACACCACCAAAGAAATAAGGGATAAACACCAGCCTAAATTGGATGAACTAAAAGCCACCTTCAAAAAAGCAGAAAAGAAGCTTAAAGAAGGCAAGGCAAGTAAAGAGCTTAGAGAACTAAAGAAAAAATACGCTGAGGATGTAAAACAAGTAGAAGACTTGATAACTGCTGAAATCAAACCATTAATTAAAGAGCGTTTCGACTATCCTATCCCAGTGATCGAAGTGGAAAAAGCAGGTATTTCCAGTACAGGGGCTCCCTGCGAAAATGAATTGGAAGATGTGGCCATTGAATTTCGAGAATATAGAAAGAAAGCCAACCTATGGGCTGAACCAAAGAAAGAGACCCAATACCCTGTAGACGAAGAAGGCAATATCTCCCGACTACAGTTGATTGACGGGACGGCAGTAAGTGAACCAGAAATATTCTACGGAGCATATGCAGACTGA